Below is a genomic region from Sorghum bicolor cultivar BTx623 chromosome 9, Sorghum_bicolor_NCBIv3, whole genome shotgun sequence.
CTAAAAATATCTCCCCAAAATTaactttaaataaattcataccCTTTTCCACAATCTTCGCTTTCTAATTCTCCCCACCTTAACTCTAAATCAATTCAAACATTTTTTCATAATATTCGTTTCCTAATCCTTTAATTTTATACTGACTTGTAATACAAAATAATCCAAAACAAATAATCGCTAACATACATATAAGAAGCCAAATACATCACCATATATATGACATTCCGTACACTCGCATATATGAGTACATCATATCACGCATGTAAACAAACAAAATGAATACACTTAAAGTATACGCCAtacaaagaaaaaacaaaaacacatAGACACACGTACGACGCATAGCTAACCACTAGCCATAAAGCGGCAACGCCGCACACATTTCTAGTGATTATGATTTTAGAGTTTGCTTCTAAATTTATGGCTCAATAGCTTGGATTTTGTTTCAGGAAAAGTCTACATAAATATAACTCCCTCAACTATACAGGGTGGACTACTTCACCCACTGTACTATAAAACCGGATTTTCTACCTCCTGAACTTTCCAAAATTGGTCATATATCCCTCTCAGttggttttgtttttttctttttttattttcaataaatatttgaaaaatcatagtaaatcacagaaaaatcataaaatacaaAATCTAATTTTATTAGACTCTTCATAAGTAGATCaacatagtgaatatataatatgatacgcTTTAGTAACAACGTTTGTATTGCaactttagatctatgcttagttaattggaataattcataggtctaaagctacaacaaaaattttgtactaaagcatatcatattatatgttcactgtgtagatctactcatgtggaattcaataaaattagattttctaagttatggtttttctgtgatttagtatgatttttttaaagatttagcataaataaataaataaaaagaaaaagacaaaactactATCTCTGTAGCAAAACCCCTGTCCAAAACCACTTGAGGGCATTATTTGACAGGTTTTGGAATGTTCAGGGGATAGAaaatctggttttatagttcggGCGACGAAGTTGTCCATTGTGTATACTTCAGGGGGTTATGTAGACCTTTTCCATTTTGCTTCTTATAATTTCCGATTATAGCTAGGACTCATCCTTGCTCTGGTTGGAGGCCATCAATAAAAGACATCAGATTTGTTAAAGTTTGTGGCCAATATTACTTCAATTGAGTACTTGACATGTTTCACCCATTAAATTGcccaatatatttatttttagtacTTAAGAGGATGACCACCAATGAAGAGTTTCTCGATGATCGAATATTGTTTTTTTCTATTTGGAACCATATGGTTCCATGTATTTCCCACAGGCAGGTGACATAACCATGGCACCAGGCTGTTGATAAACTACCAATGTAATGGGCATTTCACTTGGTTTTCTGGCTGCACTACTATAGAAACTTTTTTGGTGGCGAGCAAAATGGTATAACCAAGGTGGGCATCACAACCGCCTCGGTCCAAAAGTCGTGGTAAATCAATATTTCCCATGGCAGTTCAAATGCCTGCTATggtaaattaaataaaaaaacaagaaaaagaaaacctaGGGATAAGCCCAAGAGCCCACACATGGACCCAACGAGCACGCGTCGTTGATGCTGCCACTCGCTCGATCCTGCCTCCCTGCCACCAAATCCATCCTTCCAATGCTGGAGCTAAAGCAGATGTGGAGGAGGAGCATTGTCTCGACCATGCTTGCCGGATCCAGTTTCTCCATGCCGGAGGAGACCACTAGCCACCAGGACGCGTTCTAGATGCCGTTGGGAGCCACCACCAAGGGAGGGAGACCGTGAGAGAGTGGCCGTCACATGGGGGAAAGGGGTGCACGGACCACCGTTGCAGGGCCACGAGAGGCCTTTGATGTCGGTATCCACCATCGAGAGAGGAAGCCATTGACAGAGAGGCCGCCGCACATGGAGAGAGAGGGGCGCAACACAAggaagggagggagagagggctGCCACGCAGGGAAGGGAGGGAGGGGCGCTGCTGCGTTGTGGAGAGGAGGTGCACCATGCAAGGGGAGGGAGGAGCTGATAGAGAGAGGGTATTTTCTAGGAAACCCTAACTCGTCCTATTTATATAAGCCCAATAAAAAATAAGATATGGGCTTTAGTTGGGCCTCATATATTTTTGGAGGCGGGCTATGCCTACCTCTGAAAATAGATTCATGTAGGTGGCATGTTAGGACAACCGGCTCATAGACCCTTTTTAATTTGTAGGTGGTTGTTTTTAAAATGATCACCTCCGTAAATTCGTTTTTGGATCCTTAAATACAATGACCGCCTCCAAAAATCAATTTTATGATTAGGTCATTTTTGGTGCCTcggtaaagaaaataaaacgaCCACCTCCATTAATCGCCAGAAATTAACCAAGGCAGTTGAACTTTGTAAATAGTTTGGTTAATAAAAGGACATCGCCTTGCAAAATGGTTTGTGTAGTAGTGCTCACGACTTGTACAGTATAAAGCTTATTTCATGACCTATAGAAAGACCTTTTGAAGTAATTTAATTAGCTTGTGAGAAGTCCCTTATAAAGCAATGTTATGTCAGAAGTATCAGACTCAAATTCCATAAGAAAAAATGGGAATTACGGGCCTGCTATTAGGCTTCAAAGAGTATCATATACACTTTAAGCTAAGTATCGAGGGACATTACCTCATATGACCCGAGGTCATCTACGAGTCTAAGAATCACGGAAAGTTCCTGTACCATTTTAGGTACACTGGAAACCCAATCAAAGAAATCCTTTGTTGCTATATCATGCATCCCAACGAAGGAAGCACATGACAAAAAGGGGCATGTGGTAGTTATGACTGAAACCTTAAGATGTTCTTCAACAGACTTTGGAATATATCCTTCTTGAAGCATTTTTACCTCCTTGCTGTAGCTTCTAACTAGGtcttttacctgtaaatcgaaGATAGTGAATATATGCATTCTTCACATTTCAAAAGTCTAGATCGAGTATGTGTTTATAAACATTTTTGCGATGATAGCATCAAGTTACATTGCAAGGCTACTAGAAAAATACATATACACCTAATGGTTTGCCAGATAATCATTCAAATCGAGCAAAAAGTTGAAACATCAAGATAAGTAAGGTAACTTACAAAGTATCTTAGATACGCCATGCGATATTTCTCCTCCTGGTGAAGCATATTTTCAATGGTTTCATAACTATCGAATATCTTCTCCAAAGCAAATTTCATGCACTCTGGAAGATCATGAGCCCCCTTTGAATCCCAGCTGGACATGCGAATTCATGAAAACTTGTGAGGTCTATACCAAAGTTGTATATTTTGACACCTTCTACAAATTAGTAGCTTCCACTTTTTTTGGTTTCAGATAGTTTAGGGGCCAAAGAACTTTGTTTAAGTTCTCAATTTTGAAgtattaaaattttgaaatacAGATTTTGTCTCCTATTGTTGGATCTCACCCAAGCTAGATGAAAGTTTCCATGTATGCTCACATGTATGAACTAAGCCAAAGATTAACCACAAAAGACTGAGCACAATTATTTGTATTATGTTCACCTCAATGAAACAATATATACTTCCCGCAAAAAAAGGAAGAAACAATATTACTCTATTTTTGAAACACCGTATATAAAGAACTTTGACCACCTTTTTCAATTGAACTCATACATATAACTTTATAGCTAGAAAAAAATAGCATAAACTTTTCTTAATCCTTCATGAAAATTTCATAGTAAGATAGAGAGGAACTATAGTGAACCTAAGATAAAGATATTTTCAAGCAGGAAGCAATACAGACCTTTGAATGCACTTGGTAAATAATTCACATTCATCTGGAGTTGCATAGGAATCATAAATATCATCCAAAAGGGTCGCAATGGCAGTCATCATTGTCATTATTATTCGTCCTCGTGAATAACATGGTTCACAGTATACCCCTAGTATCCAGAAATAGCACTCCACGAGTCTATCTCGAGCAAATGGAAGCCTTGATTCAATATCTATATCCTTCCACCACCTATAAACTTATTAGAGGTAATATTACCAGAAATAGTACTCATTTGTAACTGGAAATATAAATAGGCAATAAATTTGTAATGAAAAGAGTTACTTCACCTTGTAATGATACCCAGCTCATGTTGGTGATGCAGCTGCATTATATTTGAGTTCAACTTTGCAAGTTGCCACACCTTCTCATGCACTGTGGCATCTTTCTCATAGGTAGAGATGTAGTACTTTAACTCGTAAATTCTAACTCTTCTAGGGAGAGGGATCTCAAGTGCAGATTTTATTTCACGTGCCAATAATGACCCTTCCATGTAGGGTATCATTGTTTCTAAACGCCTTTGGCTGAACAGTATGGCTTTCTCAAGTATTACCTCTCCATGGGTCCTCATATGCGCAGCATTGTAAAGGTTCAATAGGTCTTGAGGACTGTCCACTAGAAAAccacctttttcatctttgaacCTCACAAATACATCTGTAATATGACACAGATTTTTCAGCTCGAGTTTCGAGAATTAGAAGAACTGATAAGGTTGGACCATATATATAAGAGAGGATATATACACTACGACTCCACATGTCAAGGTCATGGCATTAGTACAAAAATGGCACTAATGGTGATTATCATATTTTCATCAATGATCCGTAATACGAATACAAACTTCTGGTGAAAATAGTTTTTGTGATCGACACTAgcggtttttacaaaaaccgcTAGTGAAAGCGTGCCTCGGGTGAAAACCATTTTTGTCAAGCAGTGACTAAGTTTATATGTAGAGCACGTTAGCCATGTAATTTACGCAGGCCAGCCACTTTTCTAGTTAGATTAATGACGATGCTAATTAACTCATCAGATCATGAAAcgcgttgcatgcatgcatgcatgcagtgtaTTTTCATTACTATTACTACCTGACGAGACCCTGTATCGATGTTTCCGAAGTAGACAAAACCACAATGCTACTGTCCCAAGATCGTAGTCACTGACATCAGCGGTCTCCATCTGTGCAAGTGCAGCACTAATCTCATCTTCGAACAGGTGATCCAAGCATAGACGCTCCAATGCATCGATAAGGTGCAGCCTACTAGCAGTTGTAGTTGAACTTGCTATCATTTCGGCCACTTCTTCCCTGAGTTCGTCAGCTCGTTCTGTCATCTGAATCTGCTGAAAATTATTCCATTAGAAAAATCAAAGCATCCATCCACATCATTTTCCTCAAATTGCTAACTACATGCTCCCTCTGTGCTGCTGGTAATTTAAGTCGTTTTACACAGCGATATGGTCTACAAACTTAACTTtgacttcttatttttataaaaatatttgttgAAATAAAGTGATGTGTATATTTTATGAAAGTACATTCTAaggcaaatctattcatatggtgtTCACATTTCCAAACTCGATAACTGAAaggttattcatgatttatatttccaatGTTTGACCTAAATATTATAAAAAACGACTTGAATTACCAGTATGGAGGTAGTAGGTTATAGGAATTAAATTCACCAGAGGTCCATTAATTTATCTAGTATATATTTCAGTTAGGTCCATCAACTCTAAAATTAATCTCAGGGTCTATAAACTTTTTAAGTTTAGTGTACATCCACAAGTCATCATTTGATCTTTAGATCTAACATGTGGCATGTacacttaggccagtctcaatgcatgtttcatgagagtgtcatgcacattaaataaggtgccacataagcaaaaatgctgacttggcagagttattaaatgaaggagtttcatcagatgagagaggagtttcatccccatgaaactcatatggctcggttacctagtttatagtcttggtaactgtgtcatgaaactatgcattgagactggccttaatgCTAGTGTTGCGTCTAAATTGCATTTAACCCCTTTTTTCTTACAATTTCTCCATCTCGCTGGCCTCCCGAGCGGCCACCGCTGCCACCATATGCTCATGCCTCCTGCACTATCTGGCCTGTGTGCTCGTGCTCACTCACTGGTACCATATGCTCACTCTAGCCGCCTAGCTAGCAATGCTCGTGCAGCGAAGAGTGGCCACACCTTGCACGCGTGCCGCCACTCACCGGCAATGCTTCGGCGTCATACACTGTTACTGACCCAACCTGCACGCCACTTCTTAGGGGAGAGGGGAGTAGGAGAAGAAGGGAGGAGCGAGGAGAAGCGCGAGCATGGAGTGCCACCGTGATCCAGACTACGGTGGGGGGCATGGACGTCAAACAGTAGAATATATAGGACTGACGAGCGCATCGGCCAGAGAGTGATGGGCCGGGGGGCGCACCGGCGACCTAGAGCATGGTGTCTGCCTAAGAGGTTGGGGAGATGGAGACGGAGAAAGAAGAAGAGGTTAAATGCAATTTATACGCCACATGAGCACTGAGTACATGCGTCAGATCTAAGGATCAAACAAAAATTAAAGACATGAATCTAAGGTAAACAATTTCAAAAAGCAACGACCTGGAACCCCCGCATAAGTGAATGTATATATCTACTGCATTTATctctatattatatatataataatagtaataataataaattaacAGGCCTGCTGTTGCGATGAAGCTGCTGCTGGGTTGGAGTAACCGAGGAAGATATCTCCCCATATAGATGGGTGGAAAGTGCTGGCGTTCTGCCTCAGACGTCTGTCACCCTCGTCGTCAAGATCTCGCTCTGTTCTTGGGTTGGTATCCTGCTGCAGTTGGCGGCATTGCAACCTTGTCTGCTGCCGCCACTGCTGCTTCTGCCAACAACTCCATGAAATGCTTCTTCGCCTGAGCGACTGCGATTCGGAGGCAGCAATAATGTGGTAGCTCCTGCTGCTGTTACGGTGATGCACTGCTAATTTGCAGGAGATCATGGTGGCCATTGCATTACACACTGCTCCGATATGTGTCCCTGCTAATTTATATATGAAGAAGTTGGTCCGGTGATGATAAGATACTACAAAAATTTGTGTGATCTATCTAGAGACACGAGGCACACGAATTAAGTTGAATTATTTTAGAAGAACCACATGAGTCGGGGAAAGGGACAAGACAACCCCTAGACACGAGGAACACGATGTGGCCCCAAAGAACAGTCTGATCCGTGTTGTTCATGATTTttagaaaatgaaaaaaatacctGAAAAAATAGACTTTTCTTTATTAGTCTTAATAGAAGAAGCCCACCGTACCAACTCAGCACTGTGATCGATTTTTCGCATTAACTTCGTGTGTGCAGATTTATTTTTTCTAGGATTCAAACTTTTACCTGAAAACCACGCATCGATCACCCCTCATTACAAATATACCACATGATTGCTACTTATTACCTGCTACTTTAGCGTGTGGGCATGTGTTTCAATCCAAGTTTAGTGGAAAaattaaaaaattgaattttaaaATCAAAGAATTTAAAAAGAATATTAAGACTAAACGATTTTAGATTTAAAATCTGTCAAATATAAAGTGGTAGACAGCGATGAGAACCAGGGTTGAAAATTTCGGGGAAATTTCACGAATTTTGGTAATTTTGGTGGTGgccgattttttttttgaaattttattatatactaatacatgtgctatatAACTTTAGACTCATATTTTATATTGTTTATATTGCATATTCTTCTATTCAATAGATTTGTAATCATAAATCATATTGatacttgtttagatctaatttttttaaaagaaaaacataCTTCATGTGT
It encodes:
- the LOC8067302 gene encoding beta-sesquiphellandrene synthase-like isoform X2; the protein is MATMISCKLAVHHRNSSRSYHIIAASESQSLRRRSISWSCWQKQQWRQQTRLQCRQLQQDTNPRTERDLDDEGDRRLRQNASTFHPSIWGDIFLGYSNPAAASSQQQMTERADELREEVAEMIASSTTTASRLHLIDALERLCLDHLFEDEISAALAQMETADVSDYDLGTVALWFCLLRKHRYRVSSDVFVRFKDEKGGFLVDSPQDLLNLYNAAHMRTHGEVILEKAILFSQRRLETMIPYMEGSLLAREIKSALEIPLPRRVRIYELKYYISTYEKDATVHEKVWQLAKLNSNIMQLHHQHELGIITRWWKDIDIESRLPFARDRLVECYFWILGVYCEPCYSRGRIIMTMMTAIATLLDDIYDSYATPDECELFTKCIQSWDSKGAHDLPECMKFALEKIFDSYETIENMLHQEEKYRMAYLRYFVKDLVRSYSKEVKMLQEGYIPKSVEEHLKVSVITTTCPFLSCASFVGMHDIATKDFFDWVSSVPKMVQELSVILRLVDDLGSYEREQLIPHVASTINSYMKEHNVSIEVARGQIQVLKEKSWKDFNSEWLNPDNDAYPKQLLERIFNFTRTMEFIYKQGDNFTNCHNLKDTIHSLLLAEPFMIPI
- the LOC8067302 gene encoding beta-sesquiphellandrene synthase-like isoform X1, whose product is MATMISCKLAVHHRNSSRSYHIIAASESQSLRRRSISWSCWQKQQWRQQTRLQCRQLQQDTNPRTERDLDDEGDRRLRQNASTFHPSIWGDIFLGYSNPAAASSQQQIQMTERADELREEVAEMIASSTTTASRLHLIDALERLCLDHLFEDEISAALAQMETADVSDYDLGTVALWFCLLRKHRYRVSSDVFVRFKDEKGGFLVDSPQDLLNLYNAAHMRTHGEVILEKAILFSQRRLETMIPYMEGSLLAREIKSALEIPLPRRVRIYELKYYISTYEKDATVHEKVWQLAKLNSNIMQLHHQHELGIITRWWKDIDIESRLPFARDRLVECYFWILGVYCEPCYSRGRIIMTMMTAIATLLDDIYDSYATPDECELFTKCIQSWDSKGAHDLPECMKFALEKIFDSYETIENMLHQEEKYRMAYLRYFVKDLVRSYSKEVKMLQEGYIPKSVEEHLKVSVITTTCPFLSCASFVGMHDIATKDFFDWVSSVPKMVQELSVILRLVDDLGSYEREQLIPHVASTINSYMKEHNVSIEVARGQIQVLKEKSWKDFNSEWLNPDNDAYPKQLLERIFNFTRTMEFIYKQGDNFTNCHNLKDTIHSLLLAEPFMIPI